The genomic region AGCTGCCTGGCGAACCCCACGCATTTCCTGGAATCAAGTATCGCCACATCCTGCGGTGTCGTGACTATTACCGCGCCTTTAACATCGGGAATAAGCTGACAGACGCTGAGGGGTTCGTCCCCCGTTCCTGGAGGGGAATCTATGATAAGATAATCAAGTTCCTCCCAGTTAACATCACTGAGAAGCTGTTTTATGGTTATCATCTTAAGCGGCCCCCGCCAGATAACGGGCTGGTCCTGGTCCTTCAGCATCAGGGCCAGGCTTATCGCCTTGAGGTTGTCGGTAACCCGCACCGGTTCTATCCCCGAATCATACGCAAGGAGTTTTGTGTTCTCGACACCCAGCATCTTGGCTATGTTCGGGCCGTGTATATCCACGTCCAGAATACCGGTCCTTTTATTCTTCAGGGCCAGCCCGTAAGCAAGATTGACAGCAACAGTGGATTTACCCACCCCGCCTTTCCCGCTTATGACCATGATCTTATTCTTTATCCGGGACAGGTTCTTTTCGAGACGTTTATCCTGCTCCATTTCTTTAGTCGAGTTCTTTTGCATTTTTCTCCTTTTTGGGCGGCTTTTCCGAGATCAGACTTTTTGCTCGAGCACATCCTCTACTTCTTTTACGTTCTGCGCCGCCAGAACGAGAGGATACATCGTCGGAGCGCTTGTCAGGTAGGGATGCGTCGCCATCTGCAACGTCTCAAGTTCAGAAAGAGAAACCCTCTGCTGGATGGCCATTCCGATTATGTTGATTATCTCCCCGGCGGACATGCC from Candidatus Omnitrophota bacterium harbors:
- a CDS encoding P-loop NTPase: MQKNSTKEMEQDKRLEKNLSRIKNKIMVISGKGGVGKSTVAVNLAYGLALKNKRTGILDVDIHGPNIAKMLGVENTKLLAYDSGIEPVRVTDNLKAISLALMLKDQDQPVIWRGPLKMITIKQLLSDVNWEELDYLIIDSPPGTGDEPLSVCQLIPDVKGAVIVTTPQDVAILDSRKCVGFARQLKIPVLGIIENMSGLVCPHCSKSIDLFGTGGGEKAAGDLKVPFLGRLPVEPGMVPSGDSGRPLIHFQKDTSTAKIMVRIVDRITGM